Within the Medicago truncatula cultivar Jemalong A17 chromosome 4, MtrunA17r5.0-ANR, whole genome shotgun sequence genome, the region ATGAACAttaaatctttatttggaaacgacttgaacgtgcatatttttaggtggcttctctagatcaaaaattaacttatcacctacctctaacatatgttcacgacaaaatttgaaccattggccgcctaagtattttttgtaacttgctctctttgtcGTTATCAAGTGaaacttataccttttttgagcttgtttgttgatgagtgtgattgtttcCCGtattccttttagaaatgtcattgatatctcatttgagaagtgctaggtacaaaacaaattgcagtgtcaattagaagttatatatatgtacatttctaaaacaattaccaaagcattataaagatttactgtaggaaaagagcatgttttattttgttcaagagattaggacaacaacattacaattaacatgatactaattggaaccaatgtgcagattaacgttacataatagttaggttcaaaaaaaaaagggattgcaagtttcattgactaaccaaaaaggggtttttgccaatatttacattagacaaaatgaaaagaacaaatgacatcccaaagtcaagatagtttgtgactacagtccaaagcggtacgtcaaaatagtagaagttcaaatagttcaacaacaaatatctactttggaacaactcgaatttgcaagttcttctgtgacttttcgagatcaaatatgagcttaccaccttcttccatcactcgttatttgaagagagatgcttgtgaaataaattgtcgataaatagttttttgaagtagcattcaacaacttttggccaaagctcattccattcaattttatgcattaaaaaaaatacctttttttagtaagtacttaattgatattgtacttggcccaacttctccttaaaaatgttgagaaattgaaagagaaaaaaaaaaacgggttaaacggtatcttaatctcctagaacggcagtgtagaagcaactgaatttgggagaaaaaaaaaattagaaaatagttaaaaataaaaaaattggaaaatagtcaaaatttttaaaaaatatgaaaattggaaaatagttaaaaaaaaatcggagaggtagcactcaaccaagcaatactctaaaaaaaaatatgcattagcataacaaaatcAGACAAacgaacataaaatattactttaaacgtTAATGTGCGTGTGTGTATATTCACGAGgttgaagaaatgaaataaaaatatttggtatcactaaatgacagcgtgaataaaaatatttgtgaggttgtgatgattaagcaatattgaaattaaatatataagtgataaaaagataataaaattcttttaaaaaaaagataataaaattaaatggaacggttcaaaaaaaaataaaataaagttatatgaaaagaaaacatattgaaatataatattaaaaaataaaagaaaaggtttccagcgtgagttgaaaagaggtgcttgtgaaatatattgttgagaagtagttttttaaagtggcattcaacaacttttggctaaagctcattccattcaattttatgcattaaaaaagttCCTTTCTAGTAAGCtcgtttggattagcttattttagagcttatataaaacaacttatgcaaataaatacatttttatgtattatttataagtttttaaggtagtttatgaaaaaatggGTTATGAAAATGCAATTTTCGTTAGTCAGAActtatagattaaaataaaagcttatctatttacataagctatttttcataagctcaaaataagctcaaaccaaacggggcctaagtacttaattaatattatgtttgacctaacttctccttaaaaacgtagagaagtaaaaaaaaagtcgggtcaatggtatcttaatctcccacaacggtagtgtagaagcaactgaattgggagaaaaattgaaaaatagttaaaaataaaaaaattggaaaatagttaaaagtttttaaaaatataaaaattgaaaaatagttaaaaaaaatcggtgaggtagcactcgaCCAAggaacactaaaaaaaattatatgcatcagcgtaacaaaaacacaaacagacggacataaaatattactctaaacgtcaatgtgtgtgtgtatacaTTCGCAAGGTTTAAGAAAGGAAATAGaagtatttggtatcattaaatgacagcgtgaataaaaatatttgtgaggttgtgatgattaaataatattgaaattaaaataattgatagtgtgtttgacctaacttctcctaaaaaatgaagagaagttggaaaaaaagcCGGGTCAAATGATAcattaatctcccacaacgacaatgtagaagcaacttaatttgggtgaaaaaattgaaaaatagttaaaagttattaaaaatataaaaattataaaataattaaaaaaaaggtgaggggcaaaatgggaaatccaccctaaaaatgatgaggtggcactaaccacaccccatcaatagaaaattacaaaaatgcccTTCTTAGggacaaaatggtaaaatcatagacatttaattttataatatagtaaGTAGATAAATATTGTAATCCCTAGTGTAACACCCatttattccctaaaaaaagagtACGCCATTTATATTCTTGGTTGTTATAATTTGTAGGTTGTATGGgtgatttctttttattattggTTTGTTTCTTACATTATACGTAgtgtttgtatttatttatttttattttttgttttgttttctcttttgagAATTTGTACTTCTCTTCGCTGAAAGCAATCTATATGCAGATGtttgtgcgtgtgtgtgtgtgtgtgtttttttttttaaagttgaatCAACTTTAATAAAGAGAAGGATATATATCCCCTCCGGCGACAATAGTGCTGCTGTTGTGATTTTGTGTGTGAGGAGAGAAAaaccataaataaaaaaggaagaagtaatgatgagagagagagaggaaatcATGTGAGAGATAAGAACATAAAAGGGCACTAGGAAGTGCAGGAGAGAAAAGTGTTGCAGATGATCCATATCCCAAACATCTAGTAATGTTTTAGCCTATTGACAAATGTCGATTCTAGTCAAAATTCCTCTTTCTGTGTGTGTCAAATTAATGCCCAAATGTCAAGCATTTATAGTATATTATATGACCCTTCACATGAGAGAAAATACACCCCTTTGACTTGAATGAATAATATGGTTCATTAAGCACCCCTTTGCCGAAGGTTGCGATCATATACACTTGAATCAATGCTAAGGTTCATTAAGCACCCATTTGCCAAAGGTTCCAATGTAAATGAATGATTTTCAGGAAGAGTTGCAACTCTTGATGAAGAGTTACAACTTTTGGTTCTaaagtgattccattattttgAAAATCACCAACAAGTTTTATCTTTGGATCCAATGCCTCCTATATTCCCTGATTTACCTAAACATACAAAGGGAGTTGCACAAATTGATTCAAATGTATATGTACCTCCAATTCAATCTCAACATGTGTTAGCCGCAAAAGAAACAAGCATAACTTATTATTGTTCGCAACTTCAGAAGGAATTTTTTCTTGTTAGAAAATATCTTATTCAAGATAAAGATGTCGACGTCCCTTTTAAGCGTTATCTAATGAAGAATCGGAAGAAACAACTAAACAAACTCAATTCCTACAACATTCGATCCAAGGGCGAACTCAATGATGCTTAAGCAACACCTTTTCTTCTAGGAccatttttctttacttttcttatttcatttttccttGCTTTTCGATGGTTTTAGTTTGGCCCCCCCTCcttgcatatatatttttatttttttaatagtgtaTTATAAGTAGCTGATGATAGAacatcatatgatattttatgctatgtttttagttattttctttgcatttgaagGCAAATTAGAAGTTATTTATAGGAGTTGTCAATGGTTTGAGGAACAAATTGTAATGTTTTCGTTCGAGTCATTGTAATTTACTTTTACCCAAAATCATGCAACTACATAGGTattttgagtctttttagtGAGAAATCAAGTGAAGGATTAAGGATATGAATATTGAAGATCAATGGTTCTTAGAGGGTTTTTGAGGACAATAAAAGTgtacaaaattaatttcaagttCCAAGTCATTGCAAGACGGAAGAACGCTCGAAAAAGGAACGAAAACTGAAAATTGGCACACGCGGGGTTGGCTCATGTGCCTCTGTGCATGGGTCATGCGCTCCTGCGCGGGCACATGTGATACCATTCCTTTATGTCCCATATGCCCTTGCGCCTCACTTCATTCTCGCCGCACATGAGCATGCCTTGGGAGTGCTGGTTGCtttatttttaagttgttttcagtGGAAAACTCTAGTTTTTCTTCTCTTAACCCCTAAGTAATGATGTACCCAAAATAGAGACCCTTGCACACACATTTATTCATTCAGAATACTAGCTGTACAAGGCAAGGGTCAAGCATCATAGCTCCAAGGCATATGATCTACATCCTCCTTTTGTTATCgttagggtatgtttttatattattttgcaaTGATGTCAGTTTCCATGAACAACTAAGCCTATTTGATTAGGGTTTCACGATGAACACcttcttatttgttgttttcaattaataaagttttttatttagttGATGATCTAAAGTATAATTTAATTTGGATATGTTTGTTTCTATACTTTATCTATAGATGGAGTTTAGTAGGATTAACAACCCGAATTCCATTCAAAGAAGACAGTAGTGAATTGTTTAGTTTCTAAATTCAATTCTTGTAATCAAATGAAAGTATGAATTTAGGGGTATAACTCATCTTAAGGGAACACTGCAATTGTAACTGGTTAAATTGCAGAGATAATAAATAAACTTCCACTGATTCATCAGGGGATTATGTTCTAATTTCTTAAATCCAAAGAAACAAGTCATAAACTAATAATTTAGCAGAGTTAATTCCAATAAAGACAGAAGAGGGGATTTAAGGATTCCTTAATCGATGTTACACTTCTGAATCAACAAACCTAATCTCACATTGGATAGGCCAGTTAAAATTCTGCAACCACCTTTCAATCATCTACtttatttgctttttaaatAAATTCCAGTAATTACTGAGTTTAACGACAATCCCTGTTGTGACGATAACTTACTGTTTCATTACTTATACGATTTGACGCACTTGCCTAAACTAATCCATCAGTAACCGACATAAGATGGAAGAATATGTCATTCAGACTCAACTTGACGCTTCCCCTATCTCTTgatctataaaaaaaacattatctaaactttgataaaattaattaaatttaaatattcaaGCATCTATTACTTGAATTCCCAACATTAGTTTTATAAAATACATTGCATAAAAGTCATTATATTTTAGATttcaatttataaataaatatattgttctatcaaaaaaattatataatgttACCTCTTCTACGCGTTACTTATACAACTAAGTTTTCTATTcattcattgttgttttttctctttttaattttttcctctATATATTACGAAAGgctaatatatattatataaaataaattttaataaaaaataacaaactttgatcatcataaaaaaaaaaaatatgtgaaaaaacGTACACGTTACTCAataacacactctctctcttcccAAACACTAGGTGTCACCATTGTTCTTCTTGTTCTATCAAAGAGGGGAGATTTATGAtcaattttgatccaaaatcGCCAATCCGAATTGTTTTTCTTAGTTAAATAAGTGaatttcacatattcaatcttattttgtttttgtgatttcatcatctttgCACCactttatttgttttgatttctcgtCTTTGTGCAATGTGTTTTTGATTACACGTCTTAAtgtggtgtttatttgattcaagttgaaatattagctttgagcaagtgcataTTTAATCAATGACTTTTGCGTTGTCAACGTTGTTGATCTGAGAACATGAGTTCGTAGATTTGAATATAGTTGTATTTGTAGGCATAAGTACTATAcgattttatgctattaacatgaatGTTGTGACTTTATTCacaaattcatcctttttgtttttgtgacttagctttgaatttgtattgtattgatgtactctatcaaattaaatgattgaatatcgtttattttaaaataaaataaaaaatgtgagaTCTTTAGGAAGATTAGTTGATCGTTTGAGGGAGGTAACTTATACACAAAGtatatttatcataaaaatttaacattaattCTGATTTAATAAATGACTTCTTGCACATCCTAAAGgattacaaataaataattgaagtaGAAGAGTAACGCGTAGAAGAGGTAACATTATATAAATGGCTTTTTTGTTAATCCCTTTATAAGGAGAATAGATAATGTTATCCCTCTATAAGTATAATTAAAGGgattaacaaaattttatatattatatgcaaaGGAGAAAAAATATGGCTAATAATCACATGTTGATTTATGCTATGATCATATGTCTTTTCCCGTATCTTGTAGTAACCTTTAAGAGTTAGTCATTTTTCGCactaattttgaatttataattCATCTTTTACAAATTCTTATATCATGTTTGTAACACCATTCTTCCTTATTAATGCAGCTGCAATTACATGCGATTGTAACGAAGACtgtctaaatttttttacaccTCTTGATAATTTGAAGTGCATTGATAATGTTTGTGAGGTCTTCATGTAAGGTTATAATTGTATTTgtacttttatattttactttaaaatttaatttatatttctctAGCCCTTCAGTTTTTATAACAAGCTCTACAATGTATCATTATATTATGGTAGTATTTGTACCTTAGTTTTCTCATAGATGAAATCACAAACAACACCATCCCTAAATAATATATAGTAATAATAAGATACTATTATAAAGTATCTCTTCCATTATGTAGATTGATtatttattcttcttttacATGTAGTATGTATTTAAAACAAATCATTGAAAAAAGCTAAATGTAAGAGTCTTACGCCATAAGTTCTTGCAAATAATATATCATACCCAttaaatagcataaaagtttGTTCAGAGAGCTCAACCTCTTAAATGAGTCTTAGTTATCTTGAGTGATTATTCTCTACATTTTCTTACGGAAAATACCTTAGTTTATCCAACAGAACTGAAAAAAGAACGTAACAATACGCGAatgatgtatatatttttaatgaatatatCAAATGTTTCTTTAAGTCTCATAAATAAAAGTAGCATGTTTACGTtcctataaattttttcaacATGAAGTTTTACTCCTtgttaatttaaatttgtttaattattatggAACTTTGAAAGACTTTTTGCAgccttatttttttggttacaaaaaaattagaatattaacattagattttttttcagcCTTATTTAAAACCTctcacaaaaaattagaatattaatatgaaatgaaaaaaatatgaatcttTTAAACTTCAAAAAGTTCGAGATAAAagtaatgaaaatatataaatcatattttgcgctaattttttaagaaattatttttataatgttcaaAACATGTTTGAGAAAAATcaagtaaaatttaaaagtataaagataattaaacaaatttgaatttagcACCAACTAAAATTCTATGTTGAATTCTTTTATGGAGACTCAAACATGCCACTTATTTTTATGAGGAGAAAAATcgaaatttgatatatttaaagggactaaaaacctactaaatcatatttttaataaattatttataatatgtaAGAGTTAAGACAATCATGTTTCTTTTGACACCATTTGAACCTACATAGATAATGTTTTCAAGAATTACCATACTAACAAGTAAGGATTCTCTaagtttaaaaaaagaaattgagagTCCAATTTCTATAATTTTGAAGTTCATACAAGATATAAATGCATACATTTTAAATTAGAGGTTATTAACTGGATATTTACTCACAAAAACAACGTAACAGAGATATTTATgtctttttaagaaaatttgatcTCTACTAAGTAGCAACTAGGATAGTCACCCGACAAGGCCCTGATTTTAAAGTTACACTTCTCAATTTATATTAAGATAATAAGGAttctaaattgatttttataaaattatgacatataaggaaaaattgtttatttattaagggtttttttattttgcacatGAAGTTTAAATTGGTAACTTTGACTTGAAATTTGTGCATTTCATATTATTACCCCTTAAATTGACAAAAACACCCTTAATTCCTTttctaattttcaattattactCTTGTTTTAATTCTCTTTCTATTCCTCACACCCCTTAACCTAATTTCTTCCTCCATTTCCTCTCTCACTCTTTGATAGAATAATCAATTGTTGCAACACACAATGATTGTATATGGCTTTCAAACAAAATGTTTCATGCCTAAGAAGAGTCGGTCAATTGATTCATACTTATATAAGAAACTGAAGGTTGTTGTGATTTGAAACCATGTTAACTTATAACTAATTCGAGTTGGTATAGCTATAATTGGTTCACGTAGGATGCTAAACATGAAAAATGCAGTTGTGCACTCCCTGATGCAGACCGTGCGTTTTGCCTGTCACAGCAAAACAACACTTTTCGTCGGTCCATTTTTTATTCCACTTTCACCGAATTCGTTCCAAACACTTAAACAATCAATACTCATCGAAAAATATAGTTTTCTAACCCAAAGCAATTTAATTCAAATCACccaaaataacttatttctCAAAAGTTCTTAAAACAGGTTTTTGAAGGTTTTTACTCAAAAACCTGATTTTCACCCAAACGATTCCTCtccaaaacataacaatttggaaaaacaattgaattaacataaaaaaatgcaGCAAATCATTTAATcacataaaattaaacaatacaATCATTTCAATGAAAAGCTTTGTACTTCAATTTAACCTTTCATTAACTTTGGTCCCGGATTCATGGATGTTAGATGTTTGTGAAAGATTTGAAGATTTAGAATGAAACATAAAAAagggttttgaattttgttatgAACATGACAATTTCGGTATTACCATCAAAGTTTAAAGAGATTTGGGTGTAATCGGATATTTCTGGGTaactaaaataagttttttttgtagCCTCTTGTTTTGAATTTCTTTAACAAAGAAACAACACCCAATAATCCCAACACCATGATAATTTTCAACCACTTGGTTCATTATGTTGAGCTTGCAACTATAATTTgatcaaaatgatgaaattttaatataataaccAAATTACAGATGCAAGTGTTGGTCTATATGGCAAGATAGGATACACACTAGAGGGGGGTGAATaacattttacaaaatttatcgAGCTTTTAGCGAAAGCGTgtttgaaaacaatttgactaaTTGGATTTGTGCTCGAAACAATAATTATGACAAAGAGATTAAGACAAAGTAAAGCACAATAAGAATTACTATTGAATTGAGAGATTCAAATGCTAAATCTTAATACAATCAATGATCAATAATGCTTACACAATATACAAAACAAGACGattctcaaaccaaaccaaagAGCAATAAATTGAGCAACAACTAATGAACAAAAGGTATATGAATTTGATGAGTTGAACTTTAATTGAATTCTAATGTGATCAATAttaagttaaaaagaaaatttgattcaatgaaTCAAAACAAGGTTAATGCTTAAAACATAGATCACATTCAAATCAATAAGGTACAATCATCGAACATTCATATACTCaatattaaacaaagtaaaagagGAAGGGAAGAAAAACAACACCGTGATTTGAAGTGGTTACCCCTTTCGTTCTGGCTTTGGGATACCTCCACCCTTCTTGATAGAAAACGTCTCTATCAAGCACTTCCACTAAAATAGAAATTTGCTTACAATGTTGTGATTACAATAACTCCTTCAATTACCCTAATTTTCAATTCCTATGCAACCACTCTCCCAATATTAAAGTACCCCATGAAATTGTGTACTTTCAGTATTTGTGATTGTTAATTGTCTTTTACTAGCCCGAGAGATCAGATTTTCACCAATGAGTTTACAATTTCactcatattttttctttcaactttgtCTCGAACATATTCATCATAACATAATCCAACCAGCTAGTAATGTTGAGATTTCTTATAAAGGAAACAAATATTAGTAGTTCCTTTCATATATCTAAAGATTCTCTTAACAACAGTTAAGTGAGTTTCTTTAGGATTTGATTGAAACCTAGCACACAagaaatatcaggtctagatgtaGTTAGGTAGAAAAGAGAACCAATTATACCTATGTATAACTTTTGATCTACCTTATCGCTTGTGTCATCTTAGTTTAGATTGCACGTTGGATGCATAGGAGTAGTCATCAGTTTACAGTCTAGTAAGTTGAATTTTCAACAATTCATTGGTATATTTGGATTGATGAACATAACTCTATCTTTGCATTTATTGATTTGAAttctaagaattttttttagttttcccATCATACTTATTTCAAACTCTACGTGCATCAtcttagaaaattccttgcaaagagttTTGTTAGTATAACAAAAAATGATATCATCGACATatatacaaataattaaaatatcattctttAATGTTTTTCTTAAGAGACTTGTGTCTACTTTAGCATGAgtaaaaccatttttctttaagaaagtTACTAATcatatcataccaagctctggatGTTTGCTTTAGAccatatattgattttttcaatttatacATTAACTCTGGATGTTTTAAATCTTCAAATGTAGGTGGTTGTTTAAGATACACCTCCAAAAAATGAGACCATTTAAGAATGCATTTctaacatccatttgatatagaatAATATCATGGTTTACCACTTAAGATAATAATAATCTTATAGCTTCTAACCTATCTACAAAAGCAAAAGTTTAAGTGAAAATAAATACCTTCGTTCTTACTACAGCCTTGAGATACATGTCtaaccttattttttttaccacttCTCCTTGCTCATTGAGATTGTTCCTGAAAATCCACTTGGTTCAATGATGTTTTTCTTAGTTGGTTTAAGCATTAAGTCTCAGACATCATTTCTTTAAAATCGATTCGGCTCATCTAGTATTGCAACAACCCATCCATCATATTTTAGAGCATCATTTATAGAGGTTGGCTCAATCACTGATAGCAGTCCCATCATAAGATGTCCATTTCTGAATGTTGATCTTGTCTTTAGAGGAATATTCTTGTTGGCAATGATTTGATCTTTTTTATGTGAGGATTTGTACTTCAAAGTTATTCCAAATTGTAGAGCAGTACTTGAGCTTGCACCTTGTCCATTAGAGTGTGCAACATCTTTTGAAGCATCACAGGATGGTACAGGTCATGACACATAAGAGGATTCAACTGTGTTAGTTTTAGAATTATACACTATGTATGCTTTTGAGAGTTTAGAGTATCACAATAAGGTCACTTTTTTAAGCTTTGACATCAATTTTTCTGTACATGaactttgttttttaaaatgtaacaTAGACATCCAAATTGGTGAAAGTAAGATGTGTTGggttttcttcttttgaagGGTTCATATGGAGTTTTGTTCAAGATAGGTCTATTATAGattctattttgaatataatatGCTATGTTTACAACTTCTGCCCAAAGTGTTTATAGCCATATTAGTTTCATGAGTCATGGTCATACGTGTCATTTCTTGTAAAGATCTGTTCTTTCGTTCTACaattccattttgttgtggatcAGTTCTAGGACAAATGAAATCATGGTGAATTCCAtgttttacacaaaaaatttcaaatgacttattttcaaatttaccaCCATGATCGATTCTGAttgtcaaaatatttaaatcctTTTCATTTTGCACTGGAGTATAAAAAAATGCTAAGTGCATAATATGATTCATCTTTAGATCTTGAGAATTTCACCCAAGTCCATCCGTTGTAGTCATCAActatgactaatccatattagTATAATTTTGTGTATAAATATCCAATTAATATcactaattttcaaaatttatccATTTATATAATGAGTAAATTGCATTAACCTCCTTAAGGTCTATTAAAATATCACTCACCCCCACTAATTTTTATCAAGACACTAATTAAACTCCTCTCCTTAATTTCAACCAAAGACTAACCTCCACTACTTAAATTTCAATTTGACAAACTATCTTAACACCGTTATCTAGCCTCCGTTAATTCTCTTCCTCCACCAATTCATGCAAAGCTTCCACTATGAAGCAACATGCTTCTGAGACTAGTTACATCGCACCGTAGGCTTGCTACACTCTTTCACTCAATTTTAATGTCTTTCACTTTCCCAATTACCCTTTCATCTTTATCTCCTCTATTGGTCAATGAAATATTCAAGTAAATAACTCAGGTTTTTGAAGTGGTTTGTCCCACGAATTGAAAccacaaaaaatttaaaaagctaTTGGATaaaaatatagaagaaaaaaattaggaaatgaagtaaatacaaaaatcaatttcatcaataaacactactagaaaaaacaaaatcagggagggaaattagtgacggaaaaaataaaatctctcacaaattccttggtcgcaaaatttagtgacagaattagagagggatttcacgttttccctcactaaatttccctcactaatttttgtttttttagtagtgaaagTTAAACAACATTAGGTTTAATTTTATCTTCTCCAATGAGTGTTTCCCCATTCTCTGGTAATTCTATCCAGCAACGTGTTTTCCTCTTTCtaaattttattgtgtttgtGGTTTGGTCATTTGGGGAAGATAATTAAAAATGGATGTTTGGGATCACCCATCGAAAAAGAAACGAAAAATTGGGACCCGAGAGGGTAACATATGTGATTGTGCTATTTCATGAAAACTTGAGGAAAGTCCATGTAATATTTctttatactccatccgtccgaaattgtaagaaaaaattagtttcaaattatatatcgttttacaataccaatgaaacattaatgttatcttttctattatatcattaactatttattactctattttcttttaattctttcatttatctttccggtatcatttattaaggacaattttgtaaaacaagtcataatt harbors:
- the LOC112421141 gene encoding uncharacterized protein; this translates as MAQILISVHALSVFIFPFLVVIIRDKPAPIPCKFHADCPIMLSIVVECINNVYVAHSNGQGASSSTALQFGITLKYKSSHKKDQIIANKNIPLKTRSTFRNGHLMMGLLSVIEPTSINDALKYDGWVVAILDEPNRF